A single Triticum dicoccoides isolate Atlit2015 ecotype Zavitan chromosome 2A, WEW_v2.0, whole genome shotgun sequence DNA region contains:
- the LOC119352927 gene encoding pumilio homolog 2-like — translation MAPFGDGGGMGGGPFGDGGMGGGAFGGAGRAFGHGGEEDAGWGWDPLRSGSAPPTMDGALLGAEGVLGGGGGGGMGGGGGGDSFFSGAGGLGARLDEVSRRRGVIDQDHYGNSALLSKGVGGSQLNGTRGFDGQPFRASIVRGVGATPNHSTFDMGSTLAEHDAEFYGHQNHFMPDMGKINTFGRRDFDSTYLSDSDLSDTFSGLRLSNRASFDERSHEKELLDEMLMHRRYFNSNMADDSWLPSAGNAFHSPRSKHMDFRPTRRNCLRRQNGSIDAPNVPRMNHHHMDNVDQMSFAERLTLMQSGNLRGEANYLRDVATTNMINPLSSRNNTITDLDLVRNRRAYLEDQFARQCLQNESSYVPKSGLSYSGNRLYHDEPCFPSSRAQRLGSQFHPNLGTIPCHGDQQSRLFSVNRRPAGRNMGLQSNQDNAVEHCIDSIDRNSDETLELLDAVGHVMNVSVDQHGSRFIQQKLEEASAEDREKIFPEILANVIALTTDVFGNYVIQKFFEFATESQLKQLADKLNGHIKALSGQMYGCRVVQKVIEVVDMDTKIAIVYELMDSVLDCIGDQNGNHVIQKCIECVPEDRIPFVIEPILSQICKLCTHQYGCRVIQRVLEHCRKPATQSAVMNEIVQHAFSLTEDKYGNYVVQHVLQHGKPEERSSIIQKLTGQVVILSQQKYASNVIEKCLTYGTPEERDVLIREIFSCGQTFQTLMKDQFGNYVVQKVLQTCDDKHLEMILSSIKVHLNELKNYTYGKHIVARVEKLIITGENRVRLASKPCRCQQAAKCADADADSS, via the exons ATGGCGCCGTTCGGGGACGGTGGCGGGATGGGGGGAGGCCCGTTCGGCGACGGCGGGATGGGCGGCGGCGCGTTCGGCGGCGCCGGGCGCGCGTTCGGGCACGGCGGGGAGGAGGACGCGGGGTGGGGATGGGACCCGCTGCGCAGCGGCAGCGCCCCGCCGACCATGGACGGCGCGCTGCTGGGGGCGGAGGGGGTTcttggcggaggaggaggaggcgggatgggcggcggcggcggcggggattcGTTCTTCTCCGGCGCCGGCGGGCTCGGCGCCAGGCTCGACGAGGTCAGCAGGCGCCGCGGGGTAATCGACCAG GACCATTATGGTAACTCTGCATTACTATCTAAAGGTGTCGGAGGCTCCCAGCTTAATGGTACCAGAGGGTTTGATGGGCAGCCATTTAGAGCAAGCATAGTTCGCGGTGTTGGCGCAACACCAAACCACTCCACATTTGATATGGGTTCAACATTGGCagaacatgatgctgaattttatggcCATCAGAATCACTTCATGCCAGACATGGGAAAGATCAACACTTTTGGCAGAAGGGACTTTGATTCTACTTATCTCTCAGATTCTGATCTTTCAGATACTTTCTCTGGATTGAGGCTGTCTAATAGGGCATCATTTGATGAAAGAAGTCATGAGAAAGAGCTGCTGGATGAAATGCTTATGCATCGCAGATATTTCAACTCTAATATGGCTGATGATAGCTGGCTTCCTTCAGCTGGTAATGCTTTTCACTCACCTAGGTCCAAGCACATGGATTTTCGCCCGACACGTCGAAATTGTTTACGTAGGCAGAACGGTTCAATTGATGCCCCCAATGTCCCAAGGATGAATCACCATCACATGGATAATGTTGATCAAATGTCTTTTGCTGAAAGGCTAACTTTGATGCAGTCAGGCAATTTGCGTGGGGAGGCCAATTATCTCCGTGATGTAGCTACAACAAATATGATAAACCCCTTGAGCAGTAGAAACAACACCATTACAGACTTGGATTTGGTTAGGAATCGTAGGGCATACCTTGAGGATCAGTTTGCCCGGCAGTGTCTGCAGAATGAAAGTAGTTATGTACCAAAATCTGGTCTCTCTTATAGTGGTAACAGGCTCTATCATGATGAGCCTTGTTTCCCCTCTTCAAGGGCGCAGAGATTAGGGTCTCAGTTTCATCCTAATTTGGGGACCATCCCATGTCATGGTGACCAGCAATCACGGCTCTTCTCTGTTAATAGAAGGCCAGCTGGTAGGAATATGGGCCTACAGAGCAATCAAGATAATGCTGTAGAACACTGCATAGATTCTATTGATAGAAACAGTGATGAGACCCTGGAGCTACTTGATGCAGTTGGCCATGTCATGAATGTCAG TGTGGATCAACATGGCAGTCGGTTTATTCAACAGAAACTAGAAGAAGCATCTGCTGAGGATAGGGAAAAGATCTTTCCAGAGATACTGGCCAATGTTATTGCTCTAACAACTGATGTGTTTGGTAATTATGTGATCCAGAAG TTCTTTGAGTTTGCTACGGAGAGCCAGCTGAAACAGTTAGCAGATAAACTCAATGGCCACATTAAGGCTCTAAGCGGTCAGATGTATGGTTGTAGAGTTGTTCAAAAG GTTATTGAGGTAGTTGATATGGACACAAAGATTGCTATAGTTTATGAGCTCATGGATTCTGTTCTGGATTGTATCGGTGATCAGAATGGCAACCATGTAATCCAGAAGTGCATTGAGTGTGTTCCTGAAGATCGCATTCCATTTGTTATAGAGCCTATACTATCACAAATTTGTAAGCTTTGCACTCACCAATATGGCTGTAGAGTTATTCAG AGAGTTTTGGAGCATTGCCGCAAACCGGCGACTCAAAGTGCTGTGATGAATGAAATTGTGCAGCATGCTTTTTCTTTGACTGAAGATAAATATGGGAATTACGTTGTTCAG CATGTCTTGCAACATGGGAAGCCAGAGGAGCGGTCGTCCATTATTCAGAAGCTCACAGGGCAAGTGGTTATCTTGAGCCAGCAGAAATATGCATCTAATGTCATTGAAAAGTGTTTGACCTACGGAACTCCTGAAGAGCGTGATGTCCTTATAAGGGAGATATTTTCTTGTGGTCAAACATTTCAG ACACTGATGAAGGATCAGTTTGGCAACTACGTCGTACAGAAAGTCCTTCAGACCTGTGATGACAAACACCTTGAGATGATCCTGTCAAGCATCAAGGTGCACTTGAACGAGCTGAAGAACTACACATATGGGAAGCATATCGTTGCACGGGTTGAGAAGTTAATTATCACAGGAG AGAACCGGGTGCGCCTGGCGTCGAAGCCCTGCCGATGTCAACAGGCGGCGAAGTGCGCTGACGCCGACGCTGATTCTTCTTAA